Within the Borrelia miyamotoi genome, the region ATTTTAGTAATAAAAATAAATATTTTTTGGTAAAATCTGATAATTTCAGTATTGGAAGGCTTAAAGTTCAAGATTTAAATATGAAAACAAATTTTTATAAGGACAGAATCTATGTTGATTATTTGTTAAATTTTATTAACAATAAGTCTAAAATTTCATTAAAGGGTGATTTTAATAAAGAAAATTTTAATCTTAATTTAGGTGTCAAAGAGTTTCCTATGCTTTTTTTGAAGGATATTTTACCAGAATCATTCATTATTAAGATTATTCCTGAATATTTTTTCTCAGGTAAGTATTTGAATTTGGCTTCGGATTTTGATTTAAATACTTTTGATTATGCTAAGAGTAAATTGAATAATCTTAATTTTACTATCTCATCAAAATTAGATGATTTTAGTTTATTATTTGATGCTAGTGGAGAAAAGGGTGTTTATAAGATAAATTATTTTAATTATGGTAATGTAGATTGTAGTATAAATTCTAGTTTTTTTATACAGTTTTTTGAAGATAGTTTTAAGATAAATACTAAGATTAATTATTTGAATAGAACTTATCCTTTGTATTTTGAGTGGGATTTCAAAAATAGATATGTGAACTTTGAATTTTCGCCTAAGGCACGGGCCGGTCTAAATTATTCTGATTCATTAATAGTTTATTTTTTTAATATTAATAATTTTCATTTTTATAATGGAGATTATGAGATTTTATTGAATGTTAATTCTTATGGTAATTACCAAAAAGTTAATGATGATTTGAATGTTACAATTACTGATTTTAGATTAGATAGAATTTCTGATAATCCTTCTTACAATTTTAATTTTAGCTTTGAGGGTTTATATGAGCATAAAGAAATTAGTCTTTCAAATATTAGGTTTATCAATAAGGTTTCAAATTTACAAGGGCAAGGATATTTTAATTTAAATGATAAACTTCGTGGTGATTTGAACTTATTTTCAAACTTGAATTCAGAGCGTTATTTTTTTGGTGTTACTTCCAATGAAGATAGCAGTTATTTTTTTGGTAGATTTCAGGGATTAGATTTTAATAATTTGAAATTTTTGTCTTTATTAAACGGAAAAATTAATGGTAACTTTATTTTTGTATTGAGTTTTAAAGAGAGTAATTTATTTAATTACTCTCTTAATGCTTATCTTGAAACAGATAGTCTTTCTTTGGCAGGTATTCCTACATATTGTTCTTTAAATGTAGGATTGATTGATAATAATTTTAATCTTTATAACATAAAGGCTATCCAGAACAAAAAAGAAATTTTAACAGGTAATGTTAGATATGATATGAAGAATTCTGTTGGAGTTTCTAATTTGAATTTTAATAGCACACTTTTCTCTTCAAGTGTGAATGCAAGTTTTCAGAAATTTGAAAATAAAGAAGAGGAAGAATTTGGTATTTTAAAGAGTGAGACTGATGGAGAGATTGCTTTCAGGGCTATAAGGTATAAAGACAATGATCTATCTGATATTACAATTGAATTTAGAAATAATCTTGAAAGGTTTAGCATGTCATCAATTGAGTATGATCTTATTAATTGTTTGTATAAATATGGTAACGGTAATTTTAATATTAGGTTAAATGATTATTTACCTCTTAGTTTTGATGCGTCAGGTAACATTTTTGGAAATAAAATTGCCAGCAGCATTCAAGATATTAAATTTGATTCAAAGTTAATTACAAAAGATTTATTAGGTTCAAAAATACTTTTTAATTTTAAAAAATATTTTCTTCTTTATGATATTAATTTGGCTGGCAAATTGGATGTTAATGGTAATTTATATAATCCCAATCTTAATGGAGAGTTTGAGATCTTAGATGGTTCCATAAGCAATGGATATCTAAAATCTTCTAGACAGTATGGAAAGAGTAGGATTTTAAAGTTTGTTAATGTGCCGGTTATTATTAATGATAATAATGTGATTATTGAGCACAAATTTAATTTAGATTATTATTCTGATGTCAATTTTGCTGCACGGCTGAGCCTAAATTTTTTAAGTGATAGTGTTGTTGATTATTATAAAATAAATATTGGTGTTTATGGTAGTTCTGGAGCACCTATTCAGTTTGATGATATAACTATAAATTTTACTGGACATGTTTTAGGTGATTTTTTTATTGAAGGTAATTTTGAAGAGATTATGTTGAGAGGAAATCTGAATGTTTCGAATGCTTGGATTTACTTACTTGAAAATTCGATTGTTGATTTATTAATAGATCCTTATAAAAGATCAAGGAAGCCCATAGTGTCTGATGTTAAATTTAAGGGTTTGGATATTGATATGGATTTTAAAATTCATTTTGATAGTAATGTTGCTTTTCATTGGCCCGATAATAAGATTTCTTTTTTGAATGCTGTTATTGCAAGAGGGAATGAGCTTGAGGTTAAATTTGATACTAAAACGGATGATTTTCTTCTTAAGGGAGATTTGAGTATTTCAAGTGGTTCTTTTAATTATAATAATAATCAATTTGTTTTCAAAGGTGGTTCATACATATCTTTTAATGAAAATAAGAATAAATTTGATCCTTGGGTAAAAGCTGAGGCAACAAATGTCATTAAGGATGGTAGTGAAAATTTGTTAATAACAATGAGTATAGATGGGCCTTTAAGTTTGTGGAAGCTTAGCTTTTCATCTTATCCTGTGCGAACAGAGCAAGAGATAAAATATCTTTTATCAAATGCAATAATTGGAGGCGAGCATGGCTTACAGTCAGCGGGCACAAATACGGCTGAAATGGCACTTGGTTTAGCTAGTGATATTCTGGTTGATCTGATAGTACAACCTATTGAAGATTATGTGCGTTCTGTATTAAAATTAGACCTGTTGAGTATAAAAACGGATATATTAAGGAATGCTATTGGTACCTTGGGGAATCCAACAACTTTTGCAGGTGTTCTTGATAAGACAAATGTTAAAGTGGGTAAGTATATTGTCGATGGTGTTTTTGCTAAAGCAGGATTTGGATTTTTGAAAGAAAAAGTCACGCCATTTTCTCAGAATTTAAACTTTAGTGTTAATTTTGGTCTTGAGCTTGATTCGCCATTTTTCTTTGTTGACTATGTTTTTGATTATAATTTTATGAAACATGGTCATGGGATAGGAAGTCAAATATCTATTTTTTGGAAGTTTAAATACTGAGTTATTAAGGGGTTTGCGATGCGGTTATTTAAAACTTTTGTTTTTATGGGTTTTTTCTTGTTTGTATTTGATTTTGTTTATTCTCAAGATGACTATAAGGGCAAAATGATAAGGAGTATTGATTTTAATGGACTTAAGAATATAAAGGAAAATGATCTTGGATTTATTTTAAATTCTTATTTGGGACAACTTTACTCTGATGAACTTTTTGATAGGTTGCAAATTGATCTTTATGCCCTTGATTATTTTGAAGGATTTATTCGACCTGAGTTTAAATTAGAAGATGATAAGCTTGCTATTACATTTTTTGTAAAGGAAAAATCCTTAATAAATACTGTTACTTTTATTGATTATAGTGGAGTTTTTTGGAATAGTGAATTGCGAGATAAATCAAGTGTTAAAGTAAAAGATGCTTTAAATCTTTCAAAGGTTAAGAAAAGTGTTGTTGAGTTTGAGGAAATGTATAAAGACGCTGGTTATCTTGATGTTTCTGTTGAATTTGATGTTAAAGAGGAAAATGCTTTAGTAGATATTGTGTTTAAAATTAATGCTGGTCCTAAATATGTTGTTAAAGAGGTTTCTTTTGAGGGTAATTTGAACTTTAAGAGTAGTACTCTTAGAAAATATTTAGTATCAAAAACTGCATCTTTGTTTTTTGATGGCAAATATTTAGAGTCAAATGTTGCTAAAGATAAAGTGCGACTTGAATCTTATTATAAGAATAATGGATACGTTAATGCAAAGGTTGTAAATAATACTGTAGATATACAAGATCCTGTTGATTCTAAAAAATTAGAGAAAGGGGTTTATTTAAAGTATTTTATTTCAGAAGGCGATGTTTTTAAGTTTGGTAAGTTTGAAATTATTGGTAATTTAGTTTTTCAATTGGAAGAATTGCAATCTTTAATTACCTTTAAAGAAGGGGATATTTTTGATGATTCGAGATTTGAACAGGATTTTGCAAAAATTAGGGAAAAATATTATTCAGATGGTTATATTTTTACAGAGATTGTACCTTCCAGAATTATAAGAGATGAATTTGTAGATTATTCTATTAAGATCTTTGAAAGAGAGAAAGCACATATTGAGTCTATTACTGTTTCAGGTAATAAGAGAACATCTGATCATGTAATTCTTAGAGAAATTCCGCTAGTAGAAGGTGATATTTTTAGTCTAGAAAGGCTTCGTATGGGAATGCTTAATTTGCAAAGAATTGGCTATTTTGGAAATGTTATACCCGACATTGTTCCAAGTAATACTGAAGGTTTAATGAAAATAAATTTTACTGTAGAAGAGCGAGAGACAGCAAGTTTTAGATTTGGTATGAATTTTGGTGGGGTGAGTAATTCTTGGCTTCCATTCTCAATTTTTGGACAATGGGAAGAATCTAATTTTTTAGGTGAAGGGTATTCTTTGTCTGCAAGACTTAATCTTGCTTTTTCAGAGCAAAGCTTTCGATTTATGTTTGAGGATAATTGGTTTATGCAGACTAGGTGGACTGTTGGAGGATTTATTGATTTTTCACATTCTATAAATACAGCTTATCAAGATATTAATGGTCCTATTTTTGTAGGAAAAAAGGAAGTCCCTGACCCTTTTGTAAGTTGGGTGGGATATAATGGTGCTAAAAATTTTTCGGATTATAATTTTATGAATTATTCTTTAGCTAAATTTAGTATTAGTGGATTTACTGGCTATAATTTTTTAAATTATCTTGGTAAGCAATCATTTATTGGTACTGTGCAAACTGCTTTGAAATATGTATATTATGATAATAATGTTAATAGACCTTCAAATTACTATTTAAGAGATAATCATAATACTGTTAGATTTGAAAATTCTCTTGGTTTTAGTATTGCGTGGGATACAAGAAATTCCCAGTCTTTGTCTAATAATGGTTTTTTGCTTAAGCAACAATTTGATTTCTTTGGTGGATTTTTATTTGGGCAGAGTCATTTTTCAAAATCCACAACAACTTTTGAAAGATATTTCTCTCTTTTGGGATATCAGGATGTTTTTAACTCATTTTTTGATTTAATCTTAACTCTACGAAGCGTTTATTCAAATATTTTGCCACCACTTGGGAATGGTTTTGAAATAGAATTACAGCCACATCACCTTATAGTCATTAGTGAGAACTTTATGATTGCAAGAGGATGGGGAATTTTGAACAATATTTATAGTTCATTTGTTAATACTGTTCAGTTGTCAATGCCTTTAATTAAAAATATTCTGGTTTGGGATATTTTGTTTTTAGATGTGGCTTCGTATTCTCTAGAAGGACAAGACAATGCTTTATTTGTTCCTTTTGATAATTTTATTTTTAGTTGGGGTTTTGGAGTTAGAAGTGTATTGCCTCAAATGCCTTTATCTCTTGTAATAGCGTATCCATTTCATTTTAATAATGCAGGTGTTAATAGGTATCATGATTTTTATGGAGGATTCAAATTTTTCTTAGCAGTTGATATGAGATACTGATATAATTTAGTCAGTTTGTATACTGATATAATAAGGAGGATTTTATGGCTTTAGTAGTTTTTGTATTTTCATGTTTCTTCCCATTAAATATTTTTTCAGTCAATATGACAAAAGTGGGTATTGTAGATTTTGAAAAAGTTGTAATTGGATTTTTGAGTCCACAGTTAAAATCTAATCTTGAAAAATTAAAAAGTCATTATCAAGAGGAAATAGATACTTTGAATTCTGAGATTAAAGATTTGAAAAAAATGTACGATGAATCTGTTAGTCTTCATGATTTGGAAAACGCTAAATTATATGGCAATCAGTATAACTTGAAGATTGATGAGCTTAAGAAGCTTAGAAGCTTGGCTAAGAATAATCTTGAGCAACAGAAGCAAATTAATATAAACAGTCTAAATAGTGATGGATTGCTTTGGAGCAAAATACTTAATGGTGTTCAGTATGTTGCAGAAGCTCATGGTATTTCTTTGGTTATGAAAAAGGATAGTCCTTATATTCTTTATTATAATAGTACAGTTGATATAACAGACGATGTAATTAAGCATTTAAGTGAGCAATAGTATTTTGTTAGAATTTTTCTTTAATTATTGTTTTATTTTTTATTGCCTATAATCAAATATTGAGGGTCAATATTTGATTTTAACATTGATCTTAAGTATTATATTGTATGCGTTTAAGTCATTAAATACTCTTTCATATCACTTTTTAAGTATTCTTATTTTTTTTTAATATGAGACCTTTTAAGTTTTTAGTTGCTTTCTCTAAATGAATTTATTGAATTTTATTAATTAAGCTTATAAAAGTAGTATTTTAAGTATGTTGTAAAATTTTAATAATATCAATTATAATTTTAATATTGGCTAAATTATTAACAAATAATTATTAACAAATATGGAAAAAGATCTTACGCCTATGATGAGGCAATATTTAAATATTAAAAACAAATATAAAGATGCTATTCTATTTTTTAGAGTAGGTAGTTTTTATGAAATGTTTTTTGATGATGCTATCCAGGGAAGCAAGCTTTTAGGTTTAACTCTTACTAAAAAAGAGGATGTTCCTATGTGTGGAGTGCCTTGTCATGCGAGTAAAGAATATATAAAAAGGTTAATTTTACTTGATAAAAAGGTTGCGATTTGTGAGCAAGGAGTACAAACAGATTCTAAGGGGCCTTTGGAAAGAGAGGTTGTTGAAGTTATAAGCCCTGGAGTTGTGGTTGATGAAGATTTTTTGCAGGATGATGTTAATAATTACTTGGTAGCTATTAGTGATTATAAGGATTACTGTTCATTTTCGTATATAGATTTATCAACATCTAGGCTTGGAATAATCCTTTATGAGTGTAATTTTTTAGAAAAATTAAGACGGGATATTGAAAAGTACTTTCCAAGAGAAATAATAGTTTCTGAGAGCTTTTATTATCAGTATTCAGACAAGCTTGTTCTTGATCGATTTTTAGTCAATAAAGTTCCAAATTGGCATTTGAATAAAGAAATTGCTATAAAAGCATTAAAAGAGCATTTTAATGTGCTCAGTTTGAGTTCTCTTGGATTCAAAGAAGACGATCCTTATTATATTTCGTCTTTTTTAATTATCGACTACATAAAGAACAACTTGAAAAATTTATTGAGAAATATTGATACGATTCATATTAATAATGATTCTGCATATATGTTTCTTGATGATATTACTCAAATAAATCTTGAACTTGTTAAAAACAATAATGATCTGACTGCTAGTTATTCTCTTTATTCAGTTTTAAATGATTGCAAAACCTCAATGGGGAAGAGGCTCTTAAGAGAATATATATTAAATCCCCTTCTGGATATTGTTGCCATTAACAATAGATTAGATCATGTAGAATTTTTAAACAACAATATTAATTTAAGTATGAAATTAAGAGATATTCTTGGTGATGTTTGGGATATTGAAAGAGTAATCTCAAGACTTCAAATGAGAAAATATGTTAAGAAAGATTTTTTATTTATTCGAGAAGCTTTAATTGCATTTTTTTCGATAAAGGGGTTATTTGAAAAGTATTTTTTTGATTATTGGATATTCGATATTAATGATGAAGGTGATATAGGAGAAGTTTATTCTTTAATTAATACTTCTATCTCAGAGGAGCATGATGAACTTATTAAACATGGATATGATTCTAATATTGATCGTTTAAGAGAGCTCAAAAATAATGCAAGCAAGTATGTTGATGATTATCTTAATTTTGAGAGGAGTTTTAGTAAGATTAATGGTCTTAAAATTAAGAGAACTAACATTCGAGGTTTATTTTTTGAGGTTACTAAGAGTTATTATGGGCAAGTTCCATCTCATTTCATGGAAAGTCAAACTTTAAATTCTGTTAAAAGATATAAAACCAGTAAGCTTATTGAACTTGAAAAAGACATTAATGATGCTGAAGATAGTTTATCAGCTCTTGAACAAGAAATATTTGATGGGATAGCTTTAAGAATTGTTAAGCATAGTGCACTTATTAAAAGAATTGCTGAATTTTATGCATATGTTGATGTAATTTCTAATTTTGCATATTTAGCTAAGAAGAATGAATATGTAAGACCTACTCTGACCAATAACAAAGAAATTATTCTTGAGTGTGCCAGACATCCTGTTGTTGAACATTATATGAGAGGTTTGGATAATTTTACTAAAAATTCTGTGAAGATTGACAGTGAGAAATATTTTTGTTTAATGACTGGTCCTAATATGGCAGGTAAGTCAACTTATTTGCGTCAGACTGCTTTAGTTGTTTTAATGGGACATATTGGTTCTTTTGTTCCTGCTGATAAGGCTGTAATCGGGGTTACAGATAAGATTTTCTGTAGGATCGGAGCAAGTGATAATATTTCCAAAGGGGAGTCTACATTTTTAGTAGAAATGAATGAAACGGCTAATATTTTAAGAAATGCAACGCAAGATAGTTTGATAATTATGGATGAAGTTGGTAGAGGTACTAGTACTAATGATGGACTTGCTATTGCATGTTCAATAGTTGAATATATTTTAGGACATATTAAATCTAGGAGTTTATTTGCAACTCATTTTCATGAACTTTCAGCTATTAATCATAGTTCTTTTGTTAACCTTTCAATGAAAATTGAGAGGCAGGGTAATGAGCTTATCTTTTTACGAGAAGTTGAAGAAAAACCTTCTCTTAATTCTTATGGAATTTATGTTGCTCATATAGCTGGGATACCTT harbors:
- a CDS encoding translocation/assembly module TamB domain-containing protein, producing MNLFCIRNKIALSFIFSVLVFILILVVFILSIQAQVYSVRFFVINYLESKLGFKIKYDKIAPYFLSSIKIDNLELSLSERDKILMDTVKVNLDLFKLLLGDKNIILDVFVKGSILSFDLNDLLLKSQNLNSHTLELNDDNTSYAILGKIFSEFDSLHIYLEDIKINLKLNSDKFLRFQINNFALKTVDDDFLFNFIVDFIPLSGLNSNVSAENIFDSTFYFEGKFKKDLKDGYINFNFLELHTGYFSLLEQGFQINYSKGNIEIFNVKENLDFNLRYDFNKNFLRLDALFFDLNLLNWIRLNENLSYYKNYLDTNLNGQLAFSYDFKDKDLRYALLLDSSSKAEIIGKEIQGVKIQIKGNEEVADIQNVFIKLKRGFISYKGFYSLKDLVPIGRLDFKSAKIFSCKDINGYLDFSNKNKYFLVKSDNFSIGRLKVQDLNMKTNFYKDRIYVDYLLNFINNKSKISLKGDFNKENFNLNLGVKEFPMLFLKDILPESFIIKIIPEYFFSGKYLNLASDFDLNTFDYAKSKLNNLNFTISSKLDDFSLLFDASGEKGVYKINYFNYGNVDCSINSSFFIQFFEDSFKINTKINYLNRTYPLYFEWDFKNRYVNFEFSPKARAGLNYSDSLIVYFFNINNFHFYNGDYEILLNVNSYGNYQKVNDDLNVTITDFRLDRISDNPSYNFNFSFEGLYEHKEISLSNIRFINKVSNLQGQGYFNLNDKLRGDLNLFSNLNSERYFFGVTSNEDSSYFFGRFQGLDFNNLKFLSLLNGKINGNFIFVLSFKESNLFNYSLNAYLETDSLSLAGIPTYCSLNVGLIDNNFNLYNIKAIQNKKEILTGNVRYDMKNSVGVSNLNFNSTLFSSSVNASFQKFENKEEEEFGILKSETDGEIAFRAIRYKDNDLSDITIEFRNNLERFSMSSIEYDLINCLYKYGNGNFNIRLNDYLPLSFDASGNIFGNKIASSIQDIKFDSKLITKDLLGSKILFNFKKYFLLYDINLAGKLDVNGNLYNPNLNGEFEILDGSISNGYLKSSRQYGKSRILKFVNVPVIINDNNVIIEHKFNLDYYSDVNFAARLSLNFLSDSVVDYYKINIGVYGSSGAPIQFDDITINFTGHVLGDFFIEGNFEEIMLRGNLNVSNAWIYLLENSIVDLLIDPYKRSRKPIVSDVKFKGLDIDMDFKIHFDSNVAFHWPDNKISFLNAVIARGNELEVKFDTKTDDFLLKGDLSISSGSFNYNNNQFVFKGGSYISFNENKNKFDPWVKAEATNVIKDGSENLLITMSIDGPLSLWKLSFSSYPVRTEQEIKYLLSNAIIGGEHGLQSAGTNTAEMALGLASDILVDLIVQPIEDYVRSVLKLDLLSIKTDILRNAIGTLGNPTTFAGVLDKTNVKVGKYIVDGVFAKAGFGFLKEKVTPFSQNLNFSVNFGLELDSPFFFVDYVFDYNFMKHGHGIGSQISIFWKFKY
- the bamA gene encoding outer membrane protein assembly factor BamA; its protein translation is MGFFLFVFDFVYSQDDYKGKMIRSIDFNGLKNIKENDLGFILNSYLGQLYSDELFDRLQIDLYALDYFEGFIRPEFKLEDDKLAITFFVKEKSLINTVTFIDYSGVFWNSELRDKSSVKVKDALNLSKVKKSVVEFEEMYKDAGYLDVSVEFDVKEENALVDIVFKINAGPKYVVKEVSFEGNLNFKSSTLRKYLVSKTASLFFDGKYLESNVAKDKVRLESYYKNNGYVNAKVVNNTVDIQDPVDSKKLEKGVYLKYFISEGDVFKFGKFEIIGNLVFQLEELQSLITFKEGDIFDDSRFEQDFAKIREKYYSDGYIFTEIVPSRIIRDEFVDYSIKIFEREKAHIESITVSGNKRTSDHVILREIPLVEGDIFSLERLRMGMLNLQRIGYFGNVIPDIVPSNTEGLMKINFTVEERETASFRFGMNFGGVSNSWLPFSIFGQWEESNFLGEGYSLSARLNLAFSEQSFRFMFEDNWFMQTRWTVGGFIDFSHSINTAYQDINGPIFVGKKEVPDPFVSWVGYNGAKNFSDYNFMNYSLAKFSISGFTGYNFLNYLGKQSFIGTVQTALKYVYYDNNVNRPSNYYLRDNHNTVRFENSLGFSIAWDTRNSQSLSNNGFLLKQQFDFFGGFLFGQSHFSKSTTTFERYFSLLGYQDVFNSFFDLILTLRSVYSNILPPLGNGFEIELQPHHLIVISENFMIARGWGILNNIYSSFVNTVQLSMPLIKNILVWDILFLDVASYSLEGQDNALFVPFDNFIFSWGFGVRSVLPQMPLSLVIAYPFHFNNAGVNRYHDFYGGFKFFLAVDMRY
- a CDS encoding OmpH family outer membrane protein, coding for MALVVFVFSCFFPLNIFSVNMTKVGIVDFEKVVIGFLSPQLKSNLEKLKSHYQEEIDTLNSEIKDLKKMYDESVSLHDLENAKLYGNQYNLKIDELKKLRSLAKNNLEQQKQININSLNSDGLLWSKILNGVQYVAEAHGISLVMKKDSPYILYYNSTVDITDDVIKHLSEQ
- the mutS gene encoding DNA mismatch repair protein MutS encodes the protein MEKDLTPMMRQYLNIKNKYKDAILFFRVGSFYEMFFDDAIQGSKLLGLTLTKKEDVPMCGVPCHASKEYIKRLILLDKKVAICEQGVQTDSKGPLEREVVEVISPGVVVDEDFLQDDVNNYLVAISDYKDYCSFSYIDLSTSRLGIILYECNFLEKLRRDIEKYFPREIIVSESFYYQYSDKLVLDRFLVNKVPNWHLNKEIAIKALKEHFNVLSLSSLGFKEDDPYYISSFLIIDYIKNNLKNLLRNIDTIHINNDSAYMFLDDITQINLELVKNNNDLTASYSLYSVLNDCKTSMGKRLLREYILNPLLDIVAINNRLDHVEFLNNNINLSMKLRDILGDVWDIERVISRLQMRKYVKKDFLFIREALIAFFSIKGLFEKYFFDYWIFDINDEGDIGEVYSLINTSISEEHDELIKHGYDSNIDRLRELKNNASKYVDDYLNFERSFSKINGLKIKRTNIRGLFFEVTKSYYGQVPSHFMESQTLNSVKRYKTSKLIELEKDINDAEDSLSALEQEIFDGIALRIVKHSALIKRIAEFYAYVDVISNFAYLAKKNEYVRPTLTNNKEIILECARHPVVEHYMRGLDNFTKNSVKIDSEKYFCLMTGPNMAGKSTYLRQTALVVLMGHIGSFVPADKAVIGVTDKIFCRIGASDNISKGESTFLVEMNETANILRNATQDSLIIMDEVGRGTSTNDGLAIACSIVEYILGHIKSRSLFATHFHELSAINHSSFVNLSMKIERQGNELIFLREVEEKPSLNSYGIYVAHIAGIPLKVIERANIMLKSLANREHLYVPEFFTSAISVTNDSEEEIEKNLCYTADLNAYLELKDFISKIDINNITPLQAMSLLKEMVLKIKV